In a genomic window of Quercus lobata isolate SW786 chromosome 4, ValleyOak3.0 Primary Assembly, whole genome shotgun sequence:
- the LOC115984939 gene encoding uncharacterized protein LOC115984939: protein MQLPPDVHYNSTWLGFTVYALYGIQMQQAGFSYKLDSTILLHYSGLSVSFAPYPAFPLSGDIFDESSQRLVVFYIPRRVYQLNRCNHIGALFKSGDPGVQVEMCGIRLVYEQHVEEFVQTLVEYMLARPDTNHQSFYERLSHQRRILQGCNHEKHYLCPFLPERRPNPMPMFLPNNETIQEECTSRYQVCQDQKARTFSNERSTKSIFLAPW, encoded by the exons ATGCAGTTGCCTCCAGATGTGCACTATAATTCAACATGGTTGGGGTTCACTGTCTATGCTTTGTATGGTATTCAGATGCAACAAGCTGGTTTCAGTTACAAGCTGGATTCAACAATTTTGCTTCACTATTCTGGTCTTTCAGTTTCGTTTGCACCATACCCAGCCTTTCCCCTCTCTGGAGACATTTTTGATGAGTCATCACAACGACTAGTTGTATTTTACATACCACGCCGTGTTTATCAGTTGAATCGGTGTAATCACATTGGGGCTTTATTTAAAAGCGGTGACCCAGGTGTGCAAGTTGAAATGTGTGGAATCCGTCTTGTATATGAGCAACATGTTGAAGAGTTTGTGCAAACACTTGTGGAGTACATGTTAGCGAGACCGGATACCAATCATCAATCTTTTTACGAACGTCTTTCACATCAACGTAGAATATTGCAAGGCTGCAATCATGAAAAACATTATCTTTGTCCTTTCTTACCAGAAAG GAGGCCTAACCCCATGCCAATGTTTCTACCAAATAATGAAACTATACAAGAGGAGTGTACTTCACGGTATCAAGTTTGTCAAGATCAGAAAG CGAGAACTTTCTCCAATGAAAGATCCACGAAGTCCATTTTTCTTGCACCATGGTGA